The region GTCGGGTTCCCACTAGGCTCATTTCCCCTCTAAGGACGTTCCAAAACTGGGGTAACTCATCGAGGCTGCTTCGACGTAGAAAACGCCCGACGCGGGTGACGCGGGGATCGTTATCATTTTTGAAAATGGCACCTTCTGCTTGGTTTTTGACTTTAGACTTTAACGCCTCGGCGTTGGGAACCATTGAGCGGAATTTCCAGATCCGGAATTTCCGTCCCATCCAACCGCAGCGCGTTTGACCAAATAAAATCGGCCCGTTGCTATCGAGTTTAATGGCGATCGCAATCGGGATAAATAAAACGGCTGTAATGACCAAGCCCACTAAAGCACCGACAATATCTAATAAGCGTTTGGTTCGCGATCGCACCGAGGGATGCGTCACCGGCGGACCGAGTTCGGCGCGGCGCGGACGCGGACTCGTGACTGCTGTGGGAATTACGGCTTGCGTTCCGTCATCAATGGTGAAGACCTCATGTAACCCGGTTAAGGAAAAGGCCATCATCACTTGCGGATGAATGCTCCAAAAAATTAGTTCGGTTTGTTGCAGGCGAGCGGTTTTTAAGCAGCCTACTAACGTACCTATCCCACTACTATCAATGAATGTTGTCTGAGACATATCCAAGATGACTCGCTTGAGTTCTGGATAATCTTGAGACAGTTGCTTAAAGTTATCCTTAAAGGCAACGGCTTCAAGAATGCTCAAACGCGGTGGAAGTTGAACGAGATGAATGCCGTTCAAGACTGTAACCGGAAAGTTAGCGCCTGGAGGTTGACTATCCATGCAGGTTTTACGTAAGCGAAGCGAACAAGGATGGACGGATAACTCGCCTTTAGCTTACTGACTAGCTAGCTAGCCAGCAAGGTTGTTGAGGCGTTGAGAGAGGGTATCATTCGCAGCAGCCTTGATGGTAGGGAGAGAGAGTCTTTGAGGCGATGCTAAAAATCGCACTAGATCTCCGGGCGACCAAGCAATGGGAACGCCCGCTTGATCTAAAGATAGGGCGAGTTCAATTTGCCGATCGTCAATATGCTCTTTATAGCATTGAGCGCGAGGAACTAAAATATAGGGATTGCCGCTGCGATCGAGTTGGGCGATCGCGTTTTCGTCGCACTGACTGATGGTGATTCGAGCCTGAGCGCTGAGTCGGTCGAATAAATCGGTTTTGAGATGCTGGTAACACTTTACTCCAGGGGGCAGATGCGTACAACTGCCGTATTGAACCACCATTTCTTCGTCGAGAAAGCCTCGTTCAATTAAGGCTCCGATCCAGGTCATGAGGCGGTTAAAAGGATACGGTTCAGTACCTACGGTGGCTAGAATCATTCTCCTGAATCCAATGATGGAGATGGGGGTAAATAGATTGAGGTCGGTAGGTTCTATCGCATGAAAGCGTCTCCACCCCAAAAGAGTAGTTCACCTCAACTGGTGCGGCAACTCCGACGAATGGATCGAAAGCTGGCACTCAATTTCTGTGAAAGTTCCCGTTGTCGTTATACTAGCAAAATCTCGGTATGATGCTGGCGGGCGTGACAAATTGAAACCCTTGAATGATAAGCCTTTCTCGCGATATGCTACCATAGCTTCGCCACCCCTTGCTGGTAATCGGAACTACCTACAGCTCTAAAATCTATGAGTCGCGTTGTTAAAAAGGTTCAGCCTTCTGGCATTTTAGATAGTACCAAAGCGAGTCAGTTTCGCGAAGAAATCAGCCATCTGGTCTCTTCAGGTGCAGACATTATTCTGGTTAATCTTAAAGATGTGACGTTTGTTGATAGCTCTGGTTTGGGGGCTTTGGTATCGGCGCTTAAAATTGTGCGCTCTTCGAGCGGTAAGCTGTGTTTGTGTTCGATCAACGAACAGGTCAGAATGTTGTTTGAACTGACTAGCATGGATCGGGTGTTTGAAGTCTATCCCAGTGAAGATGACTTTCTGAGCGCGATCGAGTCTACTTAAGGGATAAGAGCGCAGTTGGATCGCGCTGTCTCGATTGAGTCTTATCGCT is a window of Desertifilum tharense IPPAS B-1220 DNA encoding:
- a CDS encoding sugar transferase; translated protein: MDSQPPGANFPVTVLNGIHLVQLPPRLSILEAVAFKDNFKQLSQDYPELKRVILDMSQTTFIDSSGIGTLVGCLKTARLQQTELIFWSIHPQVMMAFSLTGLHEVFTIDDGTQAVIPTAVTSPRPRRAELGPPVTHPSVRSRTKRLLDIVGALVGLVITAVLFIPIAIAIKLDSNGPILFGQTRCGWMGRKFRIWKFRSMVPNAEALKSKVKNQAEGAIFKNDNDPRVTRVGRFLRRSSLDELPQFWNVLRGEMSLVGTRPPTPDEMERYEVPKWQRLDVKPGMTGEWQVSGRSQIRDFEEIIRLDLRYQENWSLLYDIKLIFRTIAVVFNRNAGAV
- a CDS encoding glucosyl transferase, which codes for MTWIGALIERGFLDEEMVVQYGSCTHLPPGVKCYQHLKTDLFDRLSAQARITISQCDENAIAQLDRSGNPYILVPRAQCYKEHIDDRQIELALSLDQAGVPIAWSPGDLVRFLASPQRLSLPTIKAAANDTLSQRLNNLAG
- a CDS encoding STAS domain-containing protein; translated protein: MSRVVKKVQPSGILDSTKASQFREEISHLVSSGADIILVNLKDVTFVDSSGLGALVSALKIVRSSSGKLCLCSINEQVRMLFELTSMDRVFEVYPSEDDFLSAIEST